DNA sequence from the Caldisericia bacterium genome:
TGAGCTCTGTTCTCTTTTGGCTCACTTCTTAACTCCACTCTGAAAATAAACCTTATCCAATCCTCCCTTATGGAATTAAGCATGGACTGGAATAACTCAAAACCCTCAATTTGGTATGCAATCAATGGATCCTGTTGACCATACGCACGAAGTCCTATACCTTCTTTAAGATGATCCATTGCGTAAAGATGGTCTTTCCATTTGGAATCAATTATCCTCAAAAGAAGATACCTCTCTATCTCTCTCATGGGATCCTCACCAAACTGTTTTCTAATACTTTCATTTTCCTTAGAGAGTCTTCTTAACTCCTCTTCCTTCTGCTCGTATCTCTTTTTGGCAATGTCCAGAAGTACATTTAAAACATCATCTCTACTTATCTTCTTTAAGTCATCAGGTTTTATAAGTATTCCTGTAAGCTCTGCAAAGGACTTTGAAAGTCCTTCATAGTCAAGCTCCTCCAGAGATTTAGAAAGGTGAACCTCAACAATATCTGTTACCATCTTCTCTAAAAATTCAAGAAATTCATCTCTTAAATTTGCCTTCTCAAGAATCTTTCTTCTCTCTTTGTATATAACCTCTCTGTGTTTATTCAATACATTATCATATTCAAGGAGATTCTTCCTTATCTCAAAGTGATATGCCTCAACCTTTTTCTGCGCATTCTCTATAGCTTTTGTCAGCATTGGGTGCTCAAGTGGTGTATCCTCATCCATTTTAAGCATGCTCATTATTCTCTTGATTGAGTTTCCTCCAAAGAGTCTCAATATCTCATCCTCTAAGGAAAGATAGAATCTTGAACTACCTGGATCTCCCTGTCTTCCAGCTCTTCCTCTCAACTGGTTATCTATTCTTCTTGATTCGTGTCGCTCTGTTCCAATAATATGAAGTCCACCCAACTCCTTCACACCCTCTCCAAGAACAATATCAACTCCTCTTCCAGCCATGTTTGTGGCTATGGTAACCATTCCTTTCTGACCTGCTTTCTTGATTATCTCAGCCTCTTTTTCATGATACTTGGCATTGAGAACTTGATGAGGAATACCTTCCCTTTTTAACATTTTTGATAATCTTTCTGATTTCTCAATGGATCGTGTCCCAACAAGAACTGGCTGTCCCCTCTTATAACAATCTTTTATCTCCTCAACAATTTTTTTGAATTTTACCTTTTCTGTGGCATATATCACATCAGGGTAATCCTTTCTTATGACAGGTTTATTGGTAGGGATAACCACAACGGGAAGATTGTATATCTCAATAAACTCCTGTTCCTCTGTCTTTGCGGTACCTGTCATACCAGCTAACTTCTTATACATCTTAAAATAGTTCTGAAAGGTTATAGTTGCAAGTGTCTGACTTTCTGCCCTTACTTTAAGATTTTCCTTTGCCTCAATGGCTTGATGGAGACCATCTGAATATCTTCTTCCATACATGAGTCTTCCAGTAAATTCATCAACAATTATTACCTCACCATCTTTAACTATGTAATCAACTTCATTTTTAAAGTGGACCAAAGCTCTTATAGCCTGTATTATGTGACTTACAAGTTCAACATTCTCACTTGCATAAAGATTCTTAACTCCGAGAAGTTTTTCAACTTTTTTAACACCCTCCTCTGTTAAAGCCACGGTTTTTTCTTTATCGTCAGCAGTGAAGTCCACATCCCTTTTTAATTGTTTTGCAATCCTTGCGCATTTATAGTAGATAGAGGTGGATTTTTCACTGGGACCAGAGATGATTAAAGGAGTCCTTGCCTCATCAATAAGGATAGAATCAACCTCATCAACGATGGCATAGTTAAGTTCCCTCTGAACAATCTGCTCGAGAGAAACAGCCATGTTGTCTCTTAAATAATCAAAACCAAACTCATTGTTTGTTCCATATGTGACATCTGCAAGATATGCTTCTTTTCTTTCGCATGGAACAAGCTTTACGCTGAATTTCTCCTTATCATCCCAATCAACAAGGAAAGAGGATTCGTGTTGAATCACACCAACTGTAAGACCGAGGAATCTATATATTGGTCCCATCCATAATGCGTCTCTCTTTGCCAGATAGTCATTAACAGTTACAAGGTGAACTCCCTTACCAGTTAACCCATTAAGATAAATTGGGAGTGTTGCTACAAGGGTTTTTCCTTCACCAGTCTTCATCTCTGCAATCTTTCCCTCATGTAGAACCACTCCACCCATTATCTGAACATCAAAGTGTCTCATGCCAACGGTTCTTCTTGCAACCTCTCTTACAACTGCAAAGGCTTCCACAAGAATATCATCTAAGGTTTCACCATTTTTAAGTCTATTTTTAAATTCAGTTGTTTTCCTTGCAAGCTCCTCATTTGAAAGATCCCTTACACTCTCTTCAAGAGAGTTAACCTTCTCAACTATACTTCTTAATCTGTTAAGTTCTTTTTTTTCTGAATTGAATATATTTTTAAAAAGCTTCATATTTAATCCTCTCTTTCTACACTAAGCACCACACCAACAAATCTTACCTTTGGCGTTTCAATTACAAGTTTTGCACCTATCCTTGCAGTTCTTCTATTGTAACCAACAATCAACGATTTAGTTGGTTTAACGGTCTTAACTGTAATTATTGCACTCTTATATATAGGATGCTCCGCTTTAACAATACGACCATCACATGTCTCAACTGGATGCTCTGCAGGTTTTATAAAAACAGATTCTATTTTAAAGATTCTGTTTCCTTGCGAATCTATTATGTAATCACCCTCCTTTATACTCTCTGCCACTTCAGGATAAATGTTGGGTATGGCAATTTTAAGTTTTACATAAGAATATCTCTCTTTTCCAGCAATAAAATGCTTACTTACAGCATAGGAGAGTGTAAGAATTATAAGAAATATAAGGGTGAAGAATACAAATTTACTTATTTTATTCATTCCTCAGGCTCTATTAGACCATAATTTCCATCTGTTCTCTTGTATATAACATTAAATTTATCTGTTCTTGAATTGAGAAATACAAAGAAGTTGTGTCCCAACAGTTCCATCTGCATTATTGCCTCTTCCTCATCCATGGGTTTTAAGATAAATCTCTTGACCTTCACTATTCTTGGCTCTTCCTCTTCCACTTCTACGGTTCTTTCGAACTTCTTCTCTTTTGCAGCTTCTCTCCTCCTCTCTACAAATCTCTCTTTATACTTCTTTATCTGCC
Encoded proteins:
- the secA gene encoding preprotein translocase subunit SecA translates to MKLFKNIFNSEKKELNRLRSIVEKVNSLEESVRDLSNEELARKTTEFKNRLKNGETLDDILVEAFAVVREVARRTVGMRHFDVQIMGGVVLHEGKIAEMKTGEGKTLVATLPIYLNGLTGKGVHLVTVNDYLAKRDALWMGPIYRFLGLTVGVIQHESSFLVDWDDKEKFSVKLVPCERKEAYLADVTYGTNNEFGFDYLRDNMAVSLEQIVQRELNYAIVDEVDSILIDEARTPLIISGPSEKSTSIYYKCARIAKQLKRDVDFTADDKEKTVALTEEGVKKVEKLLGVKNLYASENVELVSHIIQAIRALVHFKNEVDYIVKDGEVIIVDEFTGRLMYGRRYSDGLHQAIEAKENLKVRAESQTLATITFQNYFKMYKKLAGMTGTAKTEEQEFIEIYNLPVVVIPTNKPVIRKDYPDVIYATEKVKFKKIVEEIKDCYKRGQPVLVGTRSIEKSERLSKMLKREGIPHQVLNAKYHEKEAEIIKKAGQKGMVTIATNMAGRGVDIVLGEGVKELGGLHIIGTERHESRRIDNQLRGRAGRQGDPGSSRFYLSLEDEILRLFGGNSIKRIMSMLKMDEDTPLEHPMLTKAIENAQKKVEAYHFEIRKNLLEYDNVLNKHREVIYKERRKILEKANLRDEFLEFLEKMVTDIVEVHLSKSLEELDYEGLSKSFAELTGILIKPDDLKKISRDDVLNVLLDIAKKRYEQKEEELRRLSKENESIRKQFGEDPMREIERYLLLRIIDSKWKDHLYAMDHLKEGIGLRAYGQQDPLIAYQIEGFELFQSMLNSIREDWIRFIFRVELRSEPKENRAQRRARKRKKSKRRV
- the raiA gene encoding ribosome-associated translation inhibitor RaiA; translation: MKLVIQGKNFQVTDDVLKYAEKRLSTVEKFFDNIQELNTIISKERGNIKVEVTLSASGTVIRGESRTPDVFSSIDDVVDKLKRQIKKYKERFVERRREAAKEKKFERTVEVEEEEPRIVKVKRFILKPMDEEEAIMQMELLGHNFFVFLNSRTDKFNVIYKRTDGNYGLIEPEE
- a CDS encoding DUF4330 domain-containing protein, producing MNKISKFVFFTLIFLIILTLSYAVSKHFIAGKERYSYVKLKIAIPNIYPEVAESIKEGDYIIDSQGNRIFKIESVFIKPAEHPVETCDGRIVKAEHPIYKSAIITVKTVKPTKSLIVGYNRRTARIGAKLVIETPKVRFVGVVLSVERED